Part of the Primulina huaijiensis isolate GDHJ02 chromosome 15, ASM1229523v2, whole genome shotgun sequence genome is shown below.
AGTTACTATAGAAGCTTCAGTTTTATCTGATATAGGAACTTTACAGCCAGCGAGATTGAAACAATTAGCTCAAAGAATAACTGAATCTCCATCCATAGAAAATCTCGGCCTTGATCATTCAGTTTTCGGCGAGGTCAAGGAAATTAGTTTACCTTCATTTCTAAACCATTCACTTTATGCACCAACACCAACTCCTTCTCCTTCTCCTTCTCCGGCTCCACCTACAGAAAAGATTTATAACGTAAGCCCGTCGCTGGCACCATCTCACTCTCCTGTCTTGTCAACGGGTCATAACTGTTATTCCTCTGTTCCATCTGATGCAAGCCCGACTCCTGCCCCCAGTTCAAACAACGCTCCTTGTGTTTCTCTGTCTACTCCTAATCCTCCCACACCTTCATTAGATCCTGCCTATTCTGAGCCGCCATTAGCAACTCCTGAATCTTATTTCTCGCCGAGTGTTTCTCCATTGCCATCTGATTCTTATGCTGTGCTAGGTTTGGACAAATGGAGTGTGGAAAGTTTGGTGTCTTCATCACATTTTTCATCATCGTTTGC
Proteins encoded:
- the LOC140960346 gene encoding uncharacterized protein isoform X5; the encoded protein is MHQAGVSNWTNVVFGFCSNASNKPISPVSLILLKSSLVDLFLQQYNMTLTPSIFGETSSFEILKFPDEISIMLGQDAMFLHTPQALFNFTLNSSICEIRENLLELKEQLRIGLQLVPTEVVCIQATNKHGSTKDPPVTIEASVLSDIGTLQPARLKQLAQRITESPSIENLGLDHSVFGEVKEISLPSFLNHSLYAPTPTPSPSPSPAPPTEKIYNVSPSLAPSHSPVLSTGHNCYSSVPSDASPTPAPSSNNAPCVSLSTPNPPTPSLDPAYSEPPLATPESYFSPSVSPLPSDSYAVLGLDKWSVESLVSSSHFSSSFASSLSSGTMWKRICRFYSTGVLTLVLTLWTS